The following are encoded in a window of Castanea sativa cultivar Marrone di Chiusa Pesio chromosome 5, ASM4071231v1 genomic DNA:
- the LOC142634232 gene encoding small ribosomal subunit protein eS19x-like, with the protein METARNVKDVSPHEFVKAYAAHLKRSGHVELPEWTDLVKTATFKELAPYDPDWYYIRAASMARKIYLRGGLGVGAFRRIYGGSKRNGSRPPHFCKSSGAIARHILQQLQKMNIVEIDTKG; encoded by the exons ATGGAGACTGCGAGAAACGTGAAAGACGTGTCCCCCCACGAGTTCGTCAAGGCCTATGCCGCTCACCTCAAACGCTCTGGCCAT GTCGAACTCCCTGAATGGACTGATCTTGTCAAGACTGCAACATTTAAGGAGCTTGCTCCATATGACCCTGATTGGTACTACATTAGAGCTG CTTCCATGGCAAGGAAGATCTACTTGAGGGGGGGTCTTGGTGTTGGTGCCTTCAGAAGGATCTATGGAGGAAGCAAGAGGAATGGCAGTCGTCCACCTCATTTCTGTAAAAGCAGTGGTGCTATTGCTCGTCACATACTTCAGCAATTGCAGAAAATGAATATTGTTGAGATTGACACAAAGGGGTGA